The Amycolatopsis sp. QT-25 genomic sequence GGCCTCCGTCGAGTGCACCAGGTCCAGATCGGGGATCGCGACGGCCGCCGCGGTCAGCCCCGCCCCGGCTTCCCACAACGCGACGTGCACCGCCCAGTTCGCGTGCCGTCCGGCCGCGTATTCCCGGGTCCCGTCGAGGGGATCGACGATCCACACGCGGTCGCGGCGGAGCCGGACACGGTCGTCGGTGGCCTCCTCCGACAGCACACCGTCGGCAGGCCGGAAGCACGCGAGCGCCCTGGCGAGAAAGCCCTCCGCATGGGCGTCCGCGGCCTTGCCCAGCTCAGGCGGCGGCAGATCGGTGTGCCCCGTGCGGAACCGGCTCAGCAGTCGTCCCGCTCGCCCGGCCAACGCCGCCGCCAACTCCGGGTCGGAGAGGGACATGGCTACTCCGACCTGATCGTCGACGCGGCGGGGACCGAGGAAGCGGGTTCCGGCGGTGGTTTCTCCCGGAGGAACCAGTGCACCGTGCCGGCGGTGGCGGCGATCGGCAAGGCGGCCCAGAGCGGGGCCGAAAGCATGGACAAGCCGCTGAACATCAGGAGGCCGAGCACGAACGCCTTGAGCCACCGGCCGCGCACCCGCGTCGCCCACAGGCT encodes the following:
- a CDS encoding inositol monophosphatase family protein, with product MSLSDPELAAALAGRAGRLLSRFRTGHTDLPPPELGKAADAHAEGFLARALACFRPADGVLSEEATDDRVRLRRDRVWIVDPLDGTREYAAGRHANWAVHVALWEAGAGLTAAAVAIPDLDLVHSTEAPPPASTGSPVMLVSAGRPPAFAAAVAEALGLDLVGMGSAGAKAMAVVRGEADVYLHAGGQWEWDSAAPAAVAMAAGLHASRIDGSPLRYNKPDPCQPDLLICRPELAERVLDSVTSFRA